The Venturia canescens isolate UGA chromosome 4, ASM1945775v1, whole genome shotgun sequence genomic interval ATTTTACATCGTGAagagccaatttttcttctgtcgTTCGATTTTGCCAGATTCGAATGCCACTGTTAAATGAGCGtccaactgtttttttttcttatctttcaATTATATCGGACGGCATGAAGTTAGccaagaatgttttttttatattgttacCGCAGAGGTTGTGTTGTAATTGGGTGAAAATCAACAAAAGCcggtgaattttgaaaatattatttcatccCGTTACTTTCATTGGCTTACTCCACACcattgcccccccccccccgcccccatATAGCGCGGTTGGTTGTTGTTTCTTtgacttcatttttttttgacctTCGTTCGAATTTCCTGGAAATAGAATTTCTCGTCAGcggttttatttaataataataataatataaatgaagaaaattaccGCAGAGAattaaaaccaaaaaaatgtgtcACTAAATATATAGTCCGAAAAATCCAAAACAAAATCGGTTTCGTATGTTGGTATAGATCAATATGCTCAATTAGtatatttgttattttaataGTTCCCAATCTTCGATAATAtgtcaaataaattaaatttcgtttcaaaattaatgaaaatgaaaaattgtccagATTCAAACTCGGTGAACTGCAAAAATTGTTTCCACCAATGAGAAggctaaaaaaaaagaattaaatttCGGTTAGATAAGTTTTCTGTCATTCTggtaactaaaaaaaaaaaaatctaccgagtctcttgatcagaGACCGAATGTGATACAAACACGTGTGTCTATTTGAGAAATGATCTACGCATCGAATCTTAGTGTAACTCATTTAATTAGATAATCGATCGTTGTTGAGGAAATTAACGAATTCGTATTATAGAAATAATTTGGCATCGGATCGAATGTTAACTGTGTATAAAAACAAATCTCCCTAAATCTCTTTTTCCGCTTGAGATTGTTCCGGTACGaaagaaaagttggaaaattcgCGCTACGATCGGGGGGGAAAGTTGGCACAAGTAAATGAGACAGAACCTTTGAACGCAAAGCGATagaaagagcgagaaggagaaaggagaaaaaaaattcactcgaaCGAGAGAGATAGAGTAAGTAGTACGGCAGCGGCGACAGAAACACACTAGAGTGACTAGAGTGGGAAGCGGCCATTTTATGTTAGTATGACGTAGAGGCTGGGTGTAGCACAGCTTCGcgttaaaaacgtttttttcgggTGTTAGTTTACGATATTTAATCAAATATACATCTTGTGCGGTCGAAAATAAGAAACTTATAAGCGTATGCTTGCGTAAGGGAGGTAAATGAACGGTGAAACAAGAAACATTGTGATTCGTAAATTAAGCCGTAGACAAGATAAAGGTGGTTGAGGGTACAGAGTGAGAACGAGAACGTGTGCGACAgctaaagagaaaaagagatagaATTcaacgaagagagagagagagagagagatagtgagctagagcgaaagagagaaagagaaaaagtgccGAAGTAGCGAGTGCGAAgcgtgagagaaagagaaacagtgtgtgtgtgtgtgttcggcgagttggaaaaaaaacggaacAAGCATGAGCGAAGAAAGCCATCCCCGTACTCTTTACGTGGGAAATCTAGACGCTTCGGTTTCCGACGAACTTTTGTGCGCCCTTTTCTCACAAATTGGAGAGGTTAAAGGCTCTAAGATAATACGCGAACCCGGCAATGATCCTTACGCCTTCGTTGAATTTACCAATCATCAGTGCGCCGCCACCGCTCTTGCCGCCATGAATAAGAGATCCTTTCTCGATCGTGAGATGAAGGTTAACTGGGCAACGAGTCCCGGCAATCACCCAAAACTCGACACGAGCAATCATCATCATATATTCGTTGGTGACCTGTCACCCGAAATTGACACTGACACCCTTAAAGAAGCATTTGCACCGTTCGGCGAAATAAGCAACTGTCGGATCGTACGTGATGCACAAACAAACAAGAGCAAGGGATATGCTTTCGTTTCATTCGTTAAGAAAACCGAAGCCGAGGCTGCGATAAGCGCTATGAACGGACAATGGCTAGGATCACGTAGCATTAGGACAAATTGGTCCACCAGAAAACCACCTCCCCCGAGAACTGAAAGGCCGAGACACTCCAACAATAGCAAACCTAACTACGATGAGGTATAATTTCATGCAACTGACAcattttcttataattttccttttttttctcttcagacTTATTCCACATCGctttataattattaaaaatagctCATGATGCCTGGGACTCGATACATCATTCGACGTACTTAGTGGACCTCAATATTCTTcacacataaaaaaatgaatttgtagtaatagaaaattgttaaaaaaccaaaaaacaaatatcTTCCTGAGGAATTATCATATATTTGCTATGTCTATCCATTTTCCAGTCTCATTAATACATATGGCAACTTAACTCAAATGATCGTCGGTTGATAACTCTCACTGTGATtgcattttcatgtatatatatttcaatccaatgaattttgaaaaggaacaagACTTGCAGAAATTGCACTCATCAATTTATTCGcggttacaatttttttggtgCAAAAAACTAGAACAAGCGGATCCTTGTTATgcttttggtaaaaaaatatgatggcATAGCTGCAGAATAATAGGTTTATCGTTACGTGTATTCAAAATTGTGTACGTTAAGTGAAAAATGTTGTAGAATCTTTTGTACCAATTTGCAATACAAGTAGCTTGATAAAtcaaaatgaaactttttatcTGTCTTgtgatgacatttttatactattactttcattttcatgcaaatatttcattgttaATCCAGAGGAATTACTCTTTTGTGTATGCTACTGTTGATATTGgggtttttttgttgaaatattcaattttggaaACTAAAATGGGCTTTTCAATCTACATGTTATTTTACAGAGTATGTTTATTGTGGAAAAATATCTATATCCAAATTATAAAGTTGTTGATacaattgaaatattgaaattgttACCTGTATTTTGAACTATTTTATTGTCACGAAactgtaaaattatttttttccctacttttgttttattaGGTGTACAATCTAAGCAGTCCAACGAACTGTACGGTCTATTGTGGAGGTTTTACAAATGGTATAACCGACGACCTGATAAAGAAAACATTCTCACCGTTCGGTACTATCCAGGATATAAGAGTGTTCAAGGACAAGGGCTATGCATTCATCAAATTTACAACTAAAGAGGCTGCGACGCATGCTATTGAAGCAACGCATAATACTGAGATTAATGGTTGCACTGTTAAGTGTTTCTGGGGCAAGGAAAATGGCGATCCAAACAGTGTAGGACCGAATGCTAACCAGCAAGCTCAACAGGTATTTGATGGTGttatgcaaatttttttagtaTCTAAACAAAGTCACAATTTTGTAATAGCATAAAAATTGAGAGAGTCCCGCTCAATTCTTCTCAGCTGTATTATTCTCGgatttcaataattattttatcacTTTAACATTATTAGTGAGAAATAATTcacagaaatttagcataagCGGTGCTGAGAAAAgacgaattttatgaattttcatgcatccaacgaatttatttttcacttgaattttgcaattctatgttcattaaaaatcttaaaatttacaGTAAAATTCTTAACTTACCAACTTTTTAATGACATTTCTTTCCATTActaatttcaaaattaaatttttccaaattgtcctaaaaacttgagaaaaaaaagtttcacatcaaacaattgaagatattgtgaaaaaatttttgtgtagaatgagaattgaaaatgagaaattgaaactcatgtATGTTCCATCATTGATATTGGCGCTTAAATTGTGACGCTTAAATTGATCGTCGACACAATGTgtgtaaattgaaaattgaattgtttTGAAAATAGGTGACAGCTGGTGCTGGACAATACGCTTACGGATATGGTCCGCAGATGACACCCTATTGGTACCAGCAGGGTTATCCACCGATGCAGAGTCAGTTTATGCAACAACCTCCATATTACGGCCAGTACTATGGTCAACCACAGTACATGAATAGTATGAGGATGCAAGCACCGGGAGCAGGTACATGGCAACCTGGACAAGCAACGGCAGCGCCACCGACACCATCGGCACCTTTACAACCAGGTCAACAGCCGGCAATGGTAGCATATACCATGCCCCAATACCCAAcgcaatgaaaaatctttcaagAAGAAGATAACgaaacataaagaaaaatacaagGGAAAACAAAATAACTAAAGGAAAAACaatacacacatacacacacgtacataaacacacatacacatatatgaacaaaaacaaaacggaagtaaaaaagaaaaaaggtaaaaaaaagataacGACAAAGTGGAGAATTTTCGCACGGATTATTTGAGACCGGGGATTCCTTCGAAAATCGTTCATTTCTCAacagtttttcaacgaatACGGGTGTTTGTTCTTCGAagattaaataaaacaaaaaaaacacatgaaaagatgacaacaacaaaaacggtGACATTCATATTTGACATAAAAGCGAGAGAGTTACAGCGCGCGTgagcacacacgcgcacacaacacacacacacgaacacGCgcacgcaaaaaaaaacacacacacacacacacatacacacgacAAAATTAGccgaaaaagaagagaaaggaGCCTTGTCCCTTTGTTGTGACGACAACACTCTGCATATCTAAACTCTCTCGTATTCTTTACCCTCCCGCCCCGCCAGAAAAAGAAGTATCGAACTTTGACTCTGCGGATTGAGCAGCCctcgaacttttttctttttgtaagTTCCGATCGTCATACGCAACGAGGAGGGCCTTTGATTTGCAGTTAAtataaacccaaaaaaaaatgacgcaaAAACTACAagttttcgttcaatttttgaaCGCAACTCCTGCGTTATTTCGAGAcacgaatatatatttttttgttctcttctCATTACCGTCGTTTTCAGTTACGAATATTTCTTGCTAGATTTGCTAGATTAGCAAATATTTGCATATGCGAGAAATCTCTTTTGGTTGACCCCTTTTTGACCTATGACGATCGGATTTATGATTGCGAAGttgtatttgatttttttcttttaagcgtggtttttcgtaaaaacaaaaaaaaacaaactaaaataataagaaaaaaaacgtttaaagGTACagttttttcatacatttttcgagGCGCGGTTTCTCGAACTGACACACCGTCATTGTCCTTTATTTCGTACGCAAAAGACAATTTGTTATGAGTATCAATGAAAACCAGAGAACGCAGTCGTTGACGATATGCGTGTAACTGTCGTCGGTGGTTCGGTTTCGCTCAAATAATCCATTCTGCCCCGTCATTTTGTACCCCCAGCCCTGACATTATCTTCTGACAATCGTGACGATTTTACGAACGACACGTCGCGTCGGACACTGTACGAAATTTCGTCTCTTGTGTGTGGAATGTAAAAAATCAAAGGAATGAAAACGCAGACGAAATTAACGATAGATTCTGTTAAATCTACTGATAAAAGAAGATTGttagaataaaatgaaatgtaaTCTTTGGAAACGACCGGATCAATTCTTCCATCGAAACAACAAACAGCATCAACAACACCGAAATCAACATCCTTTAGCAGGATTGAGCGCCTAATCATTAAGGAAACGAAAGTAATCTCTgaatatatttcttttttcgccGTTGTACAGAGAAACTAAACttatatttccattaattcttTATTCATTCTTACCAGTCTTGCGCCGAATATCCCGTTGAT includes:
- the Rox8 gene encoding nucleolysin TIAR; the protein is MSEESHPRTLYVGNLDASVSDELLCALFSQIGEVKGSKIIREPGNDPYAFVEFTNHQCAATALAAMNKRSFLDREMKVNWATSPGNHPKLDTSNHHHIFVGDLSPEIDTDTLKEAFAPFGEISNCRIVRDAQTNKSKGYAFVSFVKKTEAEAAISAMNGQWLGSRSIRTNWSTRKPPPPRTERPRHSNNSKPNYDEVYNLSSPTNCTVYCGGFTNGITDDLIKKTFSPFGTIQDIRVFKDKGYAFIKFTTKEAATHAIEATHNTEINGCTVKCFWGKENGDPNSVGPNANQQAQQVTAGAGQYAYGYGPQMTPYWYQQGYPPMQSQFMQQPPYYGQYYGQPQYMNSMRMQAPGAGTWQPGQATAAPPTPSAPLQPGQQPAMVAYTMPQYPTQ